The DNA sequence TGTTTGCCCTCTTAGGTTGGATCAGCACCAAAGCTTGGTTCTACACAGATTTAGGCGTTATGCCTAACCTCAATGGCTATAACGGTGGACTTGCATTAGCGCTATTTATGTTGGTCTCGCCTGTATTTAGCTTCTTCTTTACACCACTATCTAGCTTGGCATCACGTAAACATGAGTATGAGGCTGACGGCTTTGCCGCTGAAAAATCTTCCGCAAAAGATTTGGTTACTGCCCTAGTGAAGTTGTACCAAGACAATGCGTCAACTCTCACGCCAGATCCAATCTATACAGCTTTTTATAGCTCGCATCCCCCTGCGCCATTACGCATCGCTAACTTACAGCGGTTTAGCTCATAAGGATGGAACAGTTTCATGCGCTACTCATTGCCTCCTACGGAAGGCATTATTTAGCGCAGCGTTTAACTGCAGATGCTAATTGCTGCGAGTCACCCAGCGGTCCACTGATTCAAGTAAGCACACCCGCCAAGCAACATATCGGCGCAGTTGGTGATCGCATGTTGTTGGAGATGACTTCAGCCGATCAGGCCCGCATCATTCAAATAGAGCCTCGAGAAAACCTACTCTATCGCTCAGATGCCTTTAAGAGCAAGTTGATTGCATCGAACGTTGATCAAATTCTAGTAGTACTCGCAACGCAGCCAGCCTTCTCGCCAGATCTATTGGGTAGAGCAGTCGTAGCCGCAGAAGCCAATCGGATTGGTCTACACATCTTGCTAAATAAGTGCGATCTGAAAGATAACTTAGAGCATGCTCGCAAAATCATTGCGCCCTACGCGCGCATGGGTTATCAGGTGAGCGAAGTTTCCGCCAAATTTGATCCAGCCTCGATTGATTCCTTGCGCACAGCTTTACAAGGCAAAGTATCTGTGTTTGTTGGTCAATCAGGCATGGGCAAATCTAGCTTACTCAATGCCTGGATACCCAACGCCGCAGCACTGACCCAAGAATATTCTGTACGCTTAGATACTGGTAAACACACCACTACTGCATGCCGTTACTTTGAGCTGCCAGAAGCCTGGGGCAGAGATGAAACTGGCAAGTTAGGTGCACTGATTGATTCGCCAGGCTTTCAGGAGTTTGGTTTAGCTCACATGTCTGTAAGCGAACTACAGCACGCCTTCAGAGAATTTAAAGACTTACTAGGTAACTGTCGCTTTCATAATTGCGCGCATTTATCTGAGCCAGATTGCGCCGTGCGAGAAGCAGTAGACAGAAATGAAATAGCGCCAGAAAGACTGGCGCTATTTAGACAATTACACTCCGACTCAAAAACAGCGGATGTACAAATTCAGGGAATTAGCCAAGCCAAAGAGCGATGGTCAGCATTAGCAACAAAGCCATCCAAGCGATAACTAGGCGCCAAACCAATCCCACTGCAGAGCGCATGGTGCGCTCATTAGGCTCAAGACCTACCTCATATACCACTGGCTCGCCCGCTTCAGCCATACGCAAAGCTTCATCACTATCCGGCTCGCTCATTGGCTCACCTAAGCGAACACCTAGAGCGCCACTTCCTGCAGCCAAGATCACAGCCGATAAAGAATCAGACCATTTTTGTGTCAGGTAACGCCAACCATAAACAGCGCCTTCGAAGTTACCAACAATCGCAAAGCCCATGGCGGTAATGCGCGCAGGAACCCAATCGAGCACATAGAAAAAATGGCGTGCAGCCTCACTTAGGTTGAAGTCACCGCGCTCAGACCAACGTTGCGCAGCAATGTCTGCCAAGCGATAAAGCACAACACCCGCAGGACCCATTGGCATCATGAACCAGAACAGCACACCAAAGACATGATGATGTGATCCGATAATGGCACGCTCCAGCGCCAAAGAAATTACTTCTGTCTCAGTGAGATTAGAGACATCTAATTCAGGACCATACCACTCACCCAAGGCAGCACGAGCTCCAGGCAAGTCATGCGCTTCAATCGCTTCATGCACAGCAGTAAATGAATGGCTGAACTGACGAAAGCCAAAAAACAAATACGCGATGACGATGTTCCAAATAAATCCAAGGATGGGGTAAGTCACCATGCAAACGACATACACCATGAAGACTAGGAATGTTGGCAAGATGAAGGCAACCAAACAGGCCATACGCGCGCCTACTGGGCTTGCACCTTCTTCTGTCTTGCCACCGAATTCAGCGGCAACCCAATCCAACCAGCGGGCGCAAACACGCGCAATCCAATGGCTTGAAGTTACTGGGCGATATTGCTCAGCAATGAGGGCGAAGAGAATAGAAAAGAAAGTCATACTTTTAATAAATGATAAAGGTTACGCAACATACCCGCAGTGGCACCCCAAATAAAGCGGTTCTCATAAGGCATCGAATAAAAACGTCGTCCACCCTGCTCACTTTGCCACAGTCTAACCTGATGGTTAGCAGGATCAAGTAAAAAACTCAGGGGTACTTCAAATACATCCGCTACTTCAAACTCATCTAAGACATATTCTGCCTGAGCTTGAACCAACCCCACTACTGGCGTCACGCTATAGCCAGATACCGTTAAATACTGAGGCATGTGGCCAATAATCTCAACCCTCTTGGGATCCAGTCCAATTTCTTCCTGACTCTCACGTAAAGCAGTGTCATTTGGACCTTGATCCTCAGGATCCATGCGACCCCCTGGAAAACTAATTTGCCCTGCATGATCGCGCAAATGATTGGTTCTTTGCGTTAGCAGCACTGACAAACCCTCCTCTTTCAATACAAGAGGGATGAGTACAGCAGCTTTAGTAACTTTTCCGGCAGACTCACGTTTGGCAATAATATCCGCCGCAATCACATGACGGTTTTCATCTGTAATCTCTGGCTGCCACTCTGGTGGAGATTGCAGGCGCAGCTTTAAACCAGCTGGCTCAAGAAATTCTTTTGCCACCTTTTTTTCATGTGCGCATGTCTCATGAATCGGAACCGCTTGCGCATCAAATCCTGGAGGCGCAGCAACATTCATTGCGTAGTCTTCAGGGCTTGGCGTCTTGGGCATATTCATATTCTAAGGCAACAAAAAAGGCGACCTAGGCCGCCTTTTTTACTTCAAGCCGACATTTATTCTGCGGCTGGAGCTGCTGCTGCAGTCTTACGTGCAGGCAACTTCTCTTTAATACGTGCAGACTTACCTGAACGATCGCGCAAGTAGTACAACTTCGCACGACGTACATCACCGCGACGCTTCACTTCAATGCCAGCGATCAATGGTGAGTAAGTTTGGAATGTACGCTCTACACCTTCGCCAGATGAAATCTTACGAACGATAAAGCTGGAATTGAGTCCGCGATTGCGCTTAGCAATCACAACGCCTTCAAAGGCCTGGGCACGCTTACGTGTACCCTCAACTACGTTTACGCTAACAACTACTGTGTCGCCAGGAGCAAAGCTTGGCAATACTTTATTAGCACTTAAGCGAGCAATTTCTTCTTGCTCAATTTTTTCAATTAAATTCATTTTTAATCCTTAAACATCGTATTAGCGTTTAATCCCGAGATCTAAATCAGCGGACCTAATAGAGGATGCAGTTAAAACAATTTCACTAAACCAAAAACTAAACCACCTATTCACTACTGCACACTAAAAGTATTTACAGAGAGCGAAGAAATTGTTCATCTTCTCGGGTTAGCAACCCTTTGGCTCTAGCCAATTCAATTAAGTCCGGCCTTAACCTCAACGTCAGCTCTAAAGACTTCTGCCGACGCCAATCCGCTATTTTAGCGTGATGTCCGCCTAAAAGCACGTCTGGGACAGATAAATTTTCATATATTTCAGGGCGAGTGTAGTGTGGATAGTCCAAAAGGCCGTTCATAAAGCTATCCTGGGTGGCTGATTCGCCATCTCCAAGAGCCCCTGGGATCAGTCTAATTACCGCATCCATCATGGCCATAGCCGGGATTTCACCCCCAGAAAGCACAAAATCGCCAATAGAGAGCTGTAAATCAACGTTTCGATCAACAAAACGCTGGTCTACAGCCTCATATCGACCACAAATGAAGCTTAAATTGCCGTAATTGAGGATATCTGTAGCTATCTTCTGGGAAAAGCGTTCACCTTGGGGTGCCAATAAGCAGATTGGACCACTTTTGATCCCCACCGCCACGTGAGATGCCTTTATTCCAGCAACAGTATCTTCAAGGGGTTTAGCCATCATGACCATTCCGGGACCACCGCCATAGGCGCGATCATCTACTGTTTTACGAGGGTCAGAACAAAAATCTCGGGGGTTCCACAAATGGACGCTAGCCAAAGATTGTTCGCATGCCCGCCCAGTAATACCCCACTGCGTTAAAGCAGAGAACATTTCCGGAAATAAGGTCACAACATCAAAACGCATATCTATCTCGAATTATCTTTGAGCTTTATTGCCAGTCAGATTGCCAGTCAAGCGTAATCACCTTGTTTGGCAGGTCGACGTTTTGCACTACCTCTTTTACAAACGGCACCAAATATTTGATTATCTTTGTTTGTGCGTCACCAATTGCGATCACACCATGCGCTCCATTTTCAGTGACATCAATCACTTCGCCAAGAGTTTCATTTTGCAAATTGATGGCGTTACATCCAATGAGGTCCACCCAGTAATAGGAATTACTCTCGACCTTTGGAAAGGTATCGCGTGCAACTAATATTCTGGCACCTTTTAATGCAAGCGCTTGATCACGATCGCTAACACCCTCAAGTGCTATCACCACATTACCACTGTGCATCTTGGCACTCTTCACCTTGTATTGCGTCAATGAGGCTTGCTCTACAGACGCAGAAACGCCAGCATCCCTACGCGGGATCAGAGATAACCAAACAGATTTAGAAGAGAGAAGTGCCACAGGCTCTGAAGAGTGAGGCCTAACCTTCACTTGACCCTGCAGACCTTGTGCCTCAGATATGGCACCAAGTTCAATCAAATCATTTGGGGAAGGTGTGCTCATTTGTAAGACACCTTATTTTCCCAAAATAGAACTACTAGAAATTCTGTCGCTAAAAACTTCATCACATCGACGAAGCTTTTAGCAATCGAATATTAAACAGCTGGATTGTTTTTGATCAAACGCACTACTGTTGGAGAGATTTGCGCACCAACACCAGTCCAGTAAGTCAAACGATCTTGAGCAATACGCATTGCTTGCTCAGTTGCCGCTGCTTGTGGGTTGAAATAACCAATACGCTCGATAAAGTTCGAGTCACGACGGTTGCGCTTATCAGTAGCAACGATGCTGTAAAAAGGGCGCTTCTTAGAACCGCCGCGTGCCAGTCGAATGACGACCATACTTATTCCTTAAAATCTAAAATGAAAACAGGTTGATTACAACCCAATGAAATTTCTATAAAAAATCTTGGGCTCCAGCTCACCAAATAAAGATACGGTAGAGCGGAAAACCTCATATTCTAGACGAAAACCCCTACTTCTTCCACCTATTTAAGCAGGCTAGCCAGTAGAATAGAATGTAGCCAGATATAAAAAGTATATTAAAAACAATAACTTAGATAAATATGATCCTTAATTCAAGCATTTCAGCTGCGTTTAGAAGCCATATAAATCGGCCATTTCTAGCACTTTCTTGCTTAGGTCTCAGTCTTTTGCTTGGGTGCGCTAACGTTATCCCGCCTTGTGGCGCCAAAATCAGCCCACCGAGCAGCGAGCTTAAAAATACCAAATGGGAGCTCACCCGTTGGAATTTGCCCCCTAACAATAATGGCGAGGTTCGCGCCCGTCAGATCCCACAAGGTGATGCCAGCAATCCCATTCAAATCATTTTTGACGTCAATAGCCAACGCATTAGCGGTTCAACAGGATGCAATCGATTTACTGCAACGCTGGATGAAGACGCCCGTGGCTTTTCGTTCAAACAAATTGCCAGCACTAAGATGGCATGTAGCCCACAGCGCATGGAATTAGAGAATGATTTCCTCTATGAATTGAATGACTATCGCAGCATCGTACGTAACGGTGATCAATTGCTGATGATTGGGACGGATCGCGAAGTATTAAGCTTTACCCAAAAACCGAATAAATAGTTATCGGCATTAATACAGAAATACTTATGAAAAAATCCAAACTTTTATTTTGTGCACTCGGATTACTTCTTCCCGGAAGTGGCCTGAACTGCTTTTATCTGCAAGGACTTAAATCCTTTTGGGCATGGGTTCAGTTATTTGCATTAATAGGTGGTGCAACGGGCTGGGTTATTTTAAAAGGCGCCCATTTTCATTCTGCGCCAGGATGGGTGCTTGTGACTTTTGGATTTATTGCTATTGAAGCAAGTTGGTTAACGACGATTGCTTTCGGTCTGCGCCTAGATGAAAAGTGGGATGCTCAATTTAATCCTGGCATTGAAGAGTATCGTCGCAGTCGCTCTGGCTGGCCCGTGATCTTGACTGTGATTTTCTCTTTAGTATTGGGTGCTGGCGTGATGATGACTTTTTTAGCAGTCTCATTTGAGCAATTCTTTATCTCTCAAATCCATGAAGCAAAAAAGCTATCTCAGTAATTGCAGATAGCCTTTCTTTTGCAAGGGCCGCTCTTTGGAGCGGTTTTTTATTCTTATGTATGACCTCCTTAGAACTGCTCTGCTTCTAAAGCATTCGTAGAGTGCCCGCTTTCCACAATCGATGTGGCCAGGGCTTGTGCTTGAGGCATGAGGTTCTCTGCAAAGAAACGCGCTGTAGCAATTTTTGCATCATAGAAACTTGGATCACCGTCACGCAAACGCTCGGCAGCTAAAAGCGCTCTAGCCATTTGCCAACCGCCCAACACTAAACCAGATAAGCGCAGGTAGGCAAAGCTGCCAGCATAGACAGCTTTGATATCAGTCTTAGCATTTGCCACGATATAGGCTACAGCCTGCTCAAATGCAGCGCGAGCTAAAGTAAGCTGCTTGAGTACGCCTTTAGCATCCGCTGAACCACTAGCAGCTAAATCTTTTTCTGTAGCAGCAATTCTTTGGGAAAGTTTTTTTGCAATAGCGCCACCATCACGTACCGTTTTTCTGCCAACCAAGTCATTTGCCTGAATGGCAGTGGTGCCCTCATAAATCGTCAAGATGCGCGCATCGCGATAGTGCTGGGCAGCGCCGGTCTCTTCAATAAAGCCCATACCGCCATGCACTTGTACGCCCAGACTTGCAACCTCAATCGACATCTCAGTAGAGAAGCCCTTAACAATCGGCACTAAGAATTCATAAATGGCCTGGTTAGATTTGCGTACGGCCTCATCAGGCGCTGCGTGCTGTGCGTCATAGGCAGAAGCAGCGTAATACGCCAGGGCACGTGATGCCTCTGTATAAGCGCGCATTGTCATCAGCATGCGCTTTACATCCGGCTGATGAATAATTGCCACAGGGCCAGGGGAGCCAGCTAAGTCGCGGCTTTGGACACGGTCTTTTGCGTATTGAACTGCCTTTTGATAAGCGCGTTCTGCAACTGCAACACCTTGCATGCCTACTGCAAAGCGAGCTGCATTCATCATTACGAACATATATTCCAGACCGCGGTTTTCTTCCCCAACCAAGTAGCCGATTGCACCGCCATGGTCGCCAAATTGCAGAACTGCCGTTGGGCTAGCCTTGATGCCAAGCTTGTGCTCAATGGAAACACACTGCACATCATTGCGCTCACCTAATGAACCATCTGCGTTAACCAAGAACTTAGGCACTACGAATAAAGAAATCCCTTTTACACCCTCAGGTGCATCAGGTGTTCTTGCAAGCACCAAATGGATAATATTCTTAGCCATATCGTGCTCACCATAGGTGATGTAAATTTTGGTACCAAAAATCTTGTACGTACCATCACCCTCCGGTACTGCACGTGAACGCACCATCGATAAATCGGAGCCAGCCTGTGGCTCGGTGAGATTCATTGTTCCAGTCCACTCACCAGAAATCATTTTCGGAACGTATTGCTCCTGTAGCTCTGGGCTTGCCGCTGTTAACAAGGCTTCTATGGCTCCGTCAGTCAGTAATGGGCATAGCGCAAAAGAAAGATTGGCCGCATTGACCATTTCTAAACAAGCAGTGGAGATTAATTTTGGCAAACCTTGGCCACCAAACTCTGCCGGGTGAATGACGCCTTGCCATCCTGCAGCAGCATATTGCTCAAAAGCATTCTTGAAGCCAGGAGTAGTTGTGACAACACCATCTTTTAATGAGCTTGGATTTTGATCTCCAGTCCAATTCAGAGGCGCAACAACATCTTGATTGAACTTAGCAGACTCTTCCAAAATGGCAGGTGCTAAATCCACATCCGCACCCGCTTCTGCATAAGAGGGATAGGCAACAACATCTGATAGCCCAGCTAGTTCATTCATTACAAACAACATGTCTTTCACTGGGGCTACGTATGGCATTACAACTCCTCTTAATTCAAATTGAATACTTCAATTGTTTAACTAGCATTGCTGCTAGCCACTTATCCCAAAGCTTTTGTTAACTCAGGAACCGCGGTATTTAAATCTGCAACCAAACCATAATCTGCAACGCCAAAGATCGGCGCTTCTGGATCTTTGTTAATAGCTACGATTACTTTGGAATCTTTCATACCAGCTAAGTGCTGGATGGCACCAGAGATACCTACAGCAATATAGAGTTGCGGAGCAACAATCTTGCCAGTCTGACCTACTTGGTAGTCATTCGGAACATAACCCGCATCTACAGCGGCGCGCGATGCTCCTAGGGCGGCTCCGAGCTTATCAGCCAAAGGTGTAATGAGTTCTTGATACTTCTCGCCAGAGCCTAAGCCACGGCCACCGGATACGATGATCTTGGCAGCGGTCAATTCAGGACGATCTGACTTGGTTAACTCGCGACCAACAAAAGAGGATTGAGCTTTACTGTCGGCGACTGCTACTTTCTCAATAGCAGCAGAACCGCCAGTCGAAGCTACTGGATCAAAACCAGTGGTACGAACAGTAATTACTTTTACTGGGTCAGCAGATTGAACTGTTGCGATTGCATTGCCAGCGTAAATTGGGCGCTCAAAAGTATCTACTGACAACACTTTAGTAATGTCGGATAACTGAGCTACATCGAGCTTGGCAGCAACGCGAGGCAAGACATTCTTACCATTGGCAGTTGCTGGAGCAAGGATATGACTGTAGCCGTTCGCAATCGAGAGAATCTGTGCCGTCAGTGGTTCGGCCAATTGATCAGCTAGATTAGCTGCATCAATTTGAATCACTTTGCGTACGCCAGCAATTTGAGCTGCTGCAGCTGCGGCGGCATCAGCCCCGCTTCCAGCAACCAGCACATCTACCTCTGGAGAGCACTGCAAAGCAGCCGCTACTGCGTTAAGCGTAGCTGCTTTTAAGGATTGATTGTCGTGTTCAGCAATAACAAGTGCGGCCATTTAGATCACCTTCGCTTCATTTTTGAGTTTTTCTACCAAGGCTGCTACATCAGCAACCATCACACCTGCGCTACGCTTAGGCGGCTCTTCAACTTTGATTGTTTTTAGGCGGGGAGCAATATCTACACCTAGATCTTCAGGTTTCACAATATCAATCGTCTTTTTCTTAGCCTTCATGATGTTCGGCAATGTGACATAACGTGGTTCATTCAGACGCAAGTCAGTTGTAATCACCGCAGGCAATGTCAACGCAATAGTTTCTAGGCCGCCATCGACCTCACGAGTCACAGTAGCTTTGCCATCAGTAATAACTACTTTAGATGCAAAGGTTGCCTGTGGAATATCCATCAGGCTTGCCAACATCTGACCAGTTTGGTTGCTATCGTCATCAATCGCTTGTTTACCAAGGATGATGATTTGCGCCTGTTCTTTATCAGAGAGCGCCTTGAGAATCTTTGCAACCGCTAAAGGCTGTAGGTCAGCATCAGGAGCAGTCTCAACCAAGATGGCGCGATCAGCGCCAATAGCTAAAGCCGTACGTAGCGTTTCTTGGCATTGGGTTGCACCTGCAGTCACCACTACCACTTCAGTTGCTACGCCTGCCTCTTTTAAACGCACCGCTTCTTCAACAGCGATTTCATCAAAGGGATTCATGCTCATTTTGACGTTCGCTAGATCAATGCCAGAGTTATCTGATTTCACCCGAATTTTGACGTTGTAATCAACAACGCGTTTTACAGCTACTAAGATTTTCATGTGGAATTCTCAATAATGGTTAACGATCTATTTTATCCGCCCTGAAGAGCAATCTCTAGACATCAATGGCAGTGGCAGATCCAGCCTGCTTGCGCAACTCAAACTTCTGAATTTTGCCGGTCGATGTCTTGGGTAGCTCGCAGAACACAATCGCCCTAGGAACCTTGAATCCAGCCAAATGCTGCTTGCAATGAGCAATGATCTCCTCCGGCGTTACTGTTGACCCTGGCTTAATCTCCAGGAAGGCGCAAGGGGTTTCACCCCACTTTGGATCTGGTTTAGCAACCACGGCGGCTGCATTCACTGCAGGATGGCGATACAGAACATCTTCCACCTCAACAGAAGAAATATTCTCCCCTCCAGAAATGATGATGTCTTTACTACGGTCTTTCATCTTGACGTAACCATCGGGATTCATCACAGCTAAGTCACCCGAATGGAACCATCCACCCTCAAACGCCTCTTGAGTAGCTTTCTCATTCTTAAGGTAACCCTTCATGGCGATATTTCCCTTAAACATAATTTCGCCCATGGTTTCACCATCAGCCGGAACAGGCTTCATTGTTTCCGGATCAAGCACCGCGATTGCTTGCTGCATGTGATAACGCACACCTTGACGAGCATTTAATCGAGCACGCTCACCGATATCCAAATCATTCCATTCGTCTTGCTTGACACATACAGACGCTGGACCATACACCTCAGTCAAGCCATATACGTGAGTTAAGTCAAAGCCTAACTTTTCCATGCCCTCAATAATGGATGCAGGTGGCGCAGCGCCTGCAATCAAGCCTTTGACGCCCGCTGGAACACCGGCCTTGAGTTCATCAGGAGCATTGACTAGTAAGTTATGTACGATAGGAGCCGCGCAATAGTGAGTTACGCCATGCTCTTTAATGGCGGCAAAAATATGCTGCGCATCAACCCGACGCAAGCACACATTTACACCAGCTCGAGCAGCAATCGTCCATGGGAAACACCAGCCATTGCAATGGAACATCGGCAGTGTCCACAGGTACACGGGGTGCTTATTGATGTCCCAGTCCAACACATTTGAAACTGCATTGATTGCAGCGCCACGATGGTGATAAACAACCCCCTTAGGATTGCCAGTAGTACCAGAGGTGTAGTTCAAGCAAATTGCTTGCCATTCATCGGCAGGCACTTGCCATGCAAAACTAGGATCACCTTCAGACAGGAATTTTTCATAAGTCAGTTTGCCCAACTTCTCACCAGGCACATCAAACTCTTTTTCCTCTACGTCGATTACTAATAATTCACAGCCTGATTCTTTCTTTGCAATCTCCAAAGCCTTCTTCATGACAGCTGAAAACTCCGGATCAACAATGACCACTTTTGCTTCACCATGATTGAGCATAAATGCGATTGATTCAGCATCTAAACGGGTATTGAGGGCATTTAATACCGCTCCCGCCATTGGAATGCCAAAGTGAGCCTCTACCATTGGCGGGGTGTTGGGCAACATCACCGCTACCGTATCGCCCAAACCAACACCATGTTTTTGCAAGGTGCTAGCTAAGCGACGGCAACGCTCATATGTTTGCTGCCAAGTCTGGCGCAACTTGCCATGAATGATGGCGGTTTTATTAGGATAAATCTCTGCTGAGCGCTCTAAAAAGAGAAGCGGAGTAATTGGGGTGTAATTGGCTGGATTGCGATCCAAGCCTTGTTCATAAATATTTGCCATCTTCAGCTTTCGATTTCGATTTACTAAATTACAGATACTGTATTAAATGTCTGCCAATGCCTTAACGTGAGCCACAACACTTCGTCCTAATGCCGAGAGGTTGTAACCCCCCTCCAGGCAGCTTACGATACGACCTTGTGCATAATCATTTGCAATTTCTTTTAAGCGCTTCGTGATCCAGACATAGTCATCCTCGACTAAACCCATCTGACCAAGATCATCTTCACGATGAGCATCAAAGCCTGCTGAAATAATCAAGAGCTCGGGCTCAAAGTTACGCAAAGC is a window from the Polynucleobacter sp. MWH-Aus1W21 genome containing:
- the rsgA gene encoding ribosome small subunit-dependent GTPase A, with translation MEQFHALLIASYGRHYLAQRLTADANCCESPSGPLIQVSTPAKQHIGAVGDRMLLEMTSADQARIIQIEPRENLLYRSDAFKSKLIASNVDQILVVLATQPAFSPDLLGRAVVAAEANRIGLHILLNKCDLKDNLEHARKIIAPYARMGYQVSEVSAKFDPASIDSLRTALQGKVSVFVGQSGMGKSSLLNAWIPNAAALTQEYSVRLDTGKHTTTACRYFELPEAWGRDETGKLGALIDSPGFQEFGLAHMSVSELQHAFREFKDLLGNCRFHNCAHLSEPDCAVREAVDRNEIAPERLALFRQLHSDSKTADVQIQGISQAKERWSALATKPSKR
- a CDS encoding CobD/CbiB family protein, which produces MTFFSILFALIAEQYRPVTSSHWIARVCARWLDWVAAEFGGKTEEGASPVGARMACLVAFILPTFLVFMVYVVCMVTYPILGFIWNIVIAYLFFGFRQFSHSFTAVHEAIEAHDLPGARAALGEWYGPELDVSNLTETEVISLALERAIIGSHHHVFGVLFWFMMPMGPAGVVLYRLADIAAQRWSERGDFNLSEAARHFFYVLDWVPARITAMGFAIVGNFEGAVYGWRYLTQKWSDSLSAVILAAGSGALGVRLGEPMSEPDSDEALRMAEAGEPVVYEVGLEPNERTMRSAVGLVWRLVIAWMALLLMLTIALWLG
- a CDS encoding CoA pyrophosphatase, coding for MPKTPSPEDYAMNVAAPPGFDAQAVPIHETCAHEKKVAKEFLEPAGLKLRLQSPPEWQPEITDENRHVIAADIIAKRESAGKVTKAAVLIPLVLKEEGLSVLLTQRTNHLRDHAGQISFPGGRMDPEDQGPNDTALRESQEEIGLDPKRVEIIGHMPQYLTVSGYSVTPVVGLVQAQAEYVLDEFEVADVFEVPLSFLLDPANHQVRLWQSEQGGRRFYSMPYENRFIWGATAGMLRNLYHLLKV
- the rplS gene encoding 50S ribosomal protein L19, which produces MNLIEKIEQEEIARLSANKVLPSFAPGDTVVVSVNVVEGTRKRAQAFEGVVIAKRNRGLNSSFIVRKISSGEGVERTFQTYSPLIAGIEVKRRGDVRRAKLYYLRDRSGKSARIKEKLPARKTAAAAPAAE
- the trmD gene encoding tRNA (guanosine(37)-N1)-methyltransferase TrmD codes for the protein MRFDVVTLFPEMFSALTQWGITGRACEQSLASVHLWNPRDFCSDPRKTVDDRAYGGGPGMVMMAKPLEDTVAGIKASHVAVGIKSGPICLLAPQGERFSQKIATDILNYGNLSFICGRYEAVDQRFVDRNVDLQLSIGDFVLSGGEIPAMAMMDAVIRLIPGALGDGESATQDSFMNGLLDYPHYTRPEIYENLSVPDVLLGGHHAKIADWRRQKSLELTLRLRPDLIELARAKGLLTREDEQFLRSL
- the rimM gene encoding ribosome maturation factor RimM (Essential for efficient processing of 16S rRNA), coding for MSTPSPNDLIELGAISEAQGLQGQVKVRPHSSEPVALLSSKSVWLSLIPRRDAGVSASVEQASLTQYKVKSAKMHSGNVVIALEGVSDRDQALALKGARILVARDTFPKVESNSYYWVDLIGCNAINLQNETLGEVIDVTENGAHGVIAIGDAQTKIIKYLVPFVKEVVQNVDLPNKVITLDWQSDWQ
- the rpsP gene encoding 30S ribosomal protein S16, translated to MVVIRLARGGSKKRPFYSIVATDKRNRRDSNFIERIGYFNPQAAATEQAMRIAQDRLTYWTGVGAQISPTVVRLIKNNPAV
- a CDS encoding META domain-containing protein, whose amino-acid sequence is MILNSSISAAFRSHINRPFLALSCLGLSLLLGCANVIPPCGAKISPPSSELKNTKWELTRWNLPPNNNGEVRARQIPQGDASNPIQIIFDVNSQRISGSTGCNRFTATLDEDARGFSFKQIASTKMACSPQRMELENDFLYELNDYRSIVRNGDQLLMIGTDREVLSFTQKPNK
- a CDS encoding acyl-CoA dehydrogenase — encoded protein: MPYVAPVKDMLFVMNELAGLSDVVAYPSYAEAGADVDLAPAILEESAKFNQDVVAPLNWTGDQNPSSLKDGVVTTTPGFKNAFEQYAAAGWQGVIHPAEFGGQGLPKLISTACLEMVNAANLSFALCPLLTDGAIEALLTAASPELQEQYVPKMISGEWTGTMNLTEPQAGSDLSMVRSRAVPEGDGTYKIFGTKIYITYGEHDMAKNIIHLVLARTPDAPEGVKGISLFVVPKFLVNADGSLGERNDVQCVSIEHKLGIKASPTAVLQFGDHGGAIGYLVGEENRGLEYMFVMMNAARFAVGMQGVAVAERAYQKAVQYAKDRVQSRDLAGSPGPVAIIHQPDVKRMLMTMRAYTEASRALAYYAASAYDAQHAAPDEAVRKSNQAIYEFLVPIVKGFSTEMSIEVASLGVQVHGGMGFIEETGAAQHYRDARILTIYEGTTAIQANDLVGRKTVRDGGAIAKKLSQRIAATEKDLAASGSADAKGVLKQLTLARAAFEQAVAYIVANAKTDIKAVYAGSFAYLRLSGLVLGGWQMARALLAAERLRDGDPSFYDAKIATARFFAENLMPQAQALATSIVESGHSTNALEAEQF
- a CDS encoding electron transfer flavoprotein subunit alpha/FixB family protein yields the protein MAALVIAEHDNQSLKAATLNAVAAALQCSPEVDVLVAGSGADAAAAAAAQIAGVRKVIQIDAANLADQLAEPLTAQILSIANGYSHILAPATANGKNVLPRVAAKLDVAQLSDITKVLSVDTFERPIYAGNAIATVQSADPVKVITVRTTGFDPVASTGGSAAIEKVAVADSKAQSSFVGRELTKSDRPELTAAKIIVSGGRGLGSGEKYQELITPLADKLGAALGASRAAVDAGYVPNDYQVGQTGKIVAPQLYIAVGISGAIQHLAGMKDSKVIVAINKDPEAPIFGVADYGLVADLNTAVPELTKALG
- a CDS encoding electron transfer flavoprotein subunit beta/FixA family protein, whose amino-acid sequence is MKILVAVKRVVDYNVKIRVKSDNSGIDLANVKMSMNPFDEIAVEEAVRLKEAGVATEVVVVTAGATQCQETLRTALAIGADRAILVETAPDADLQPLAVAKILKALSDKEQAQIIILGKQAIDDDSNQTGQMLASLMDIPQATFASKVVITDGKATVTREVDGGLETIALTLPAVITTDLRLNEPRYVTLPNIMKAKKKTIDIVKPEDLGVDIAPRLKTIKVEEPPKRSAGVMVADVAALVEKLKNEAKVI